The Streptomyces sp. NBC_01255 genome window below encodes:
- a CDS encoding trans-sulfuration enzyme family protein, with protein MDAMDRDPSATPRALATEAVHAGREDLATLGVHAPPLDLSTTYPSYDARAEAARIDEFATTGARLDGPPVYARLDNPTVARFEEALARLEGAESAVAFASGMAAFTAVLLARASQGLRHVVAVRPLYGCSDHLLEAGLLGTEVTWTDPAGIADAIRPDTGLVMVESPANPTLAEADIRAIAHSCGSVPLLVDNTFATPVLQRPVEQGARIVLHSATKYLGGHGDVMGGIVACDEEFARTLRQVRFATGGVLHPLAGYLLLRGLSTLPVRVRAASSSAAEIVRRLATDPRIARVHYPRIGGAMIAFEVYGDPHDVIAGVRLITPAVSLGSVDTLIQHPASISHRIVAEGDRRSAGVSDRLLRMSVGLEDVEDLWRDLTQALSAPPAGPPREAATATESEGSGAGLRPVAR; from the coding sequence ATGGACGCCATGGACCGCGACCCCTCGGCCACCCCGAGGGCGCTCGCCACCGAAGCCGTGCACGCCGGCCGCGAGGACCTCGCCACGCTCGGAGTGCACGCCCCGCCGCTCGACCTGTCGACCACCTACCCCTCGTACGACGCCCGGGCCGAGGCCGCCCGCATCGACGAGTTCGCCACCACGGGCGCCCGGCTCGACGGCCCGCCCGTCTACGCCCGGCTCGACAACCCCACCGTGGCCCGCTTCGAGGAGGCCCTCGCCCGCCTGGAGGGCGCCGAGTCCGCCGTGGCCTTCGCCAGCGGCATGGCGGCCTTCACCGCCGTCCTCCTCGCCCGGGCGAGCCAGGGGCTGCGCCATGTGGTCGCGGTCCGCCCGCTGTACGGCTGCAGCGACCATCTCCTGGAGGCAGGACTCCTCGGCACCGAGGTGACCTGGACCGACCCGGCGGGCATCGCCGACGCGATACGCCCCGACACGGGTCTCGTCATGGTCGAGTCCCCGGCGAACCCGACCCTCGCCGAGGCCGACATCCGCGCCATCGCCCACTCCTGCGGCTCCGTGCCGCTCCTGGTCGACAACACCTTCGCCACGCCGGTCCTCCAGCGCCCGGTCGAACAGGGCGCGCGGATCGTGCTGCACAGCGCGACCAAGTACCTGGGCGGGCACGGCGACGTCATGGGCGGGATCGTCGCCTGCGACGAGGAGTTCGCCCGTACCCTCCGCCAGGTCCGCTTCGCCACCGGCGGAGTGCTCCACCCGCTCGCCGGCTACCTGCTGCTGCGCGGCCTCTCCACCCTTCCGGTACGGGTGAGGGCGGCGTCCTCCTCGGCGGCGGAAATCGTCCGGCGACTCGCCACCGACCCCCGGATCGCCCGCGTCCACTATCCGCGGATCGGCGGCGCGATGATCGCCTTCGAGGTCTACGGGGACCCGCACGACGTGATCGCCGGAGTCCGGCTGATCACCCCGGCGGTCAGCCTCGGCAGCGTCGACACCCTCATCCAGCACCCGGCCTCCATCAGCCACCGGATCGTGGCCGAGGGAGACCGGCGCTCGGCGGGCGTCAGCGACCGGCTGCTGCGGATGTCGGTCGGCCTGGAGGACGTCGAGGACCTGTGGCGGGACCTGACACAGGCACTCAGCGCTCCGCCCGCCGGACCTCCTCGTGAGGCAGCGACCGCGACGGAGAGCGAGGGCTCTGGCGCGGGGCTGCGGCCAGTCGCGCGGTGA
- a CDS encoding GNAT family N-acetyltransferase, with protein sequence MTDVTSSKSTRRPHHWRHDLIELAALFTAVVVADTIAKTIAKGPDGHYLLVFSAIALAATAAFHTWWARRGSHASHAPPPGATSGDSGGRSTTAPSADDRAGAEDAPRPPVETVLWRMRTTVEDTPGSLAALCTVLARLGVDILTLQTHPLARGTVDEFLLRAPADLSAQDLARETAAAGGRDTWTERADAHDLVDTPTRVLGLATRTALDAAELPLALRQLLGRCTLHSVPALSLTGRPLGEQAPVEGVLEETVMRLRDPNGGTLIVERPYLPFTPTEFARARALVELDARLGPRLPRSQDVLTLPEGNEITVRRADQRDLRAARAMHDRCSARTLGLRYHGPVGDADRYLDHLLSPRFGRTLAVQTTSGRLVALGHLLWDGDETEVALMVEDDWQRRGIGSELLGRLVAMAEEAGCESVYAVTQASNTGMVAAMRALQLPLDYQIEEGTLVITARLAAAPRQSPRSPSRSLPHEEVRRAER encoded by the coding sequence ATGACCGATGTGACGTCTTCGAAGAGCACCCGCCGCCCGCACCACTGGCGGCACGACCTGATCGAGCTCGCCGCCCTGTTCACCGCCGTGGTGGTGGCCGACACGATCGCCAAGACCATCGCCAAGGGGCCCGACGGCCACTACCTCCTGGTGTTCTCGGCGATCGCGCTGGCCGCCACCGCCGCCTTCCACACGTGGTGGGCGCGGCGGGGCAGTCATGCCAGCCATGCACCGCCCCCCGGGGCCACCAGCGGTGACTCCGGCGGGCGCTCCACCACGGCTCCGTCGGCCGACGACCGCGCCGGCGCGGAGGACGCCCCGCGGCCGCCCGTCGAGACGGTCCTCTGGCGCATGCGGACCACCGTCGAGGACACCCCGGGCAGCCTCGCCGCCCTGTGCACGGTCCTCGCCCGGCTGGGCGTGGACATCCTCACCCTCCAGACCCACCCGCTCGCCCGGGGCACGGTCGACGAGTTCCTGCTCCGTGCCCCCGCCGACCTCTCCGCCCAGGATCTCGCCCGCGAGACCGCGGCGGCCGGCGGCCGCGACACCTGGACCGAGCGGGCCGACGCCCACGACCTGGTCGACACGCCCACGCGGGTCCTCGGCCTCGCCACCCGTACGGCGCTCGACGCCGCCGAACTGCCGCTCGCCCTGCGCCAGCTCCTCGGCCGCTGCACGCTCCACTCCGTCCCCGCGCTCTCCCTCACCGGCCGTCCCCTCGGCGAACAGGCCCCGGTCGAAGGGGTCCTGGAGGAGACCGTGATGCGGCTGCGCGACCCGAACGGCGGCACGCTCATCGTCGAGCGGCCCTATCTGCCCTTCACTCCGACCGAGTTCGCCCGCGCCCGCGCGCTCGTCGAGCTCGACGCCCGGCTCGGCCCGCGCCTCCCGCGCAGCCAGGACGTACTGACCCTGCCGGAGGGCAACGAAATCACCGTCCGCCGCGCGGACCAGCGCGACCTGCGCGCCGCGCGGGCGATGCACGACCGCTGCTCGGCCCGCACCCTCGGCCTGCGCTACCACGGCCCGGTCGGCGACGCCGACCGCTACCTCGACCATCTGCTCAGCCCCCGCTTCGGGCGCACGCTCGCCGTGCAGACGACCTCCGGCCGGCTCGTCGCCCTCGGCCACCTCCTGTGGGACGGCGACGAGACCGAGGTCGCCCTGATGGTCGAGGACGACTGGCAGCGGCGCGGCATCGGATCCGAGCTCCTCGGCCGGCTGGTGGCGATGGCCGAGGAGGCCGGCTGCGAGAGCGTGTACGCCGTGACCCAGGCGTCCAACACCGGGATGGTGGCCGCCATGCGGGCGCTGCAGCTCCCTCTCGACTACCAGATCGAGGAGGGCACCCTCGTCATCACCGCGCGACTGGCCGCAGCCCCGCGCCAGAGCCCTCGCTCTCCGTCGCGGTCGCTGCCTCACGAGGAGGTCCGGCGGGCGGAGCGCTGA